Proteins encoded together in one Cryptosporangium aurantiacum window:
- a CDS encoding TetR family transcriptional regulator, which translates to MALDRETLVRTALRLIDEGGLDSLTLRKLAAELGVQAPALYWHFKNKRELLDAVATHLVAEQRSTSGTAPDDGQPWWEWIEQRLLDGRRTLLSHRDSALIAAGNRPTPDALPASDATLSSLAAGGVPPGEALLFTLAAGNYLLGGVLERQSAEAREPTDTETETFRLMQDAERYPTLAAAVAELLANGGRGPDSADSPEGAGGLDDAVFRFGLGLMIDGLRARLTRADQDSGP; encoded by the coding sequence ATGGCGCTCGATCGGGAGACGCTGGTGCGCACCGCACTGCGGCTGATCGACGAGGGAGGCCTCGACTCGCTCACGCTGCGCAAGCTCGCCGCCGAGCTGGGCGTGCAGGCACCGGCCTTGTACTGGCACTTCAAGAACAAACGCGAACTTCTGGACGCCGTCGCGACGCACCTCGTCGCGGAACAGCGGTCGACCTCCGGCACCGCGCCGGACGACGGTCAGCCGTGGTGGGAGTGGATCGAACAGCGGTTGCTCGACGGGCGGCGCACCCTGCTGTCGCACCGGGACAGCGCGCTGATCGCCGCCGGCAACCGCCCGACGCCGGATGCGCTCCCGGCCTCCGATGCCACCCTGTCCTCACTGGCCGCCGGCGGGGTTCCCCCCGGCGAGGCGCTGCTGTTCACGCTGGCCGCAGGCAACTATCTGCTCGGCGGTGTGCTGGAACGGCAGTCCGCAGAGGCACGCGAGCCCACCGACACCGAGACCGAGACGTTCCGGCTGATGCAGGACGCGGAGCGTTACCCCACGCTCGCCGCCGCGGTCGCCGAGCTCCTCGCGAACGGCGGCCGCGGCCCGGACAGCGCCGATTCCCCCGAAGGTGCTGGTGGGCTCGACGACGCGGTGTTCCGGTTCGGGCTCGGGCTCATGATCGACGGCCTGCGCGCCCGCCTCACGCGTGCGGACCAGGATTCCGGCCCGTGA
- a CDS encoding helix-turn-helix domain-containing protein gives MAEQPPSAFSDDPAVVGRRIRALREERGISLSALARRAGIGKATLSGLETGVRNPTLETLYAVTGQLGVPLAALLGPQAAGQPQTDAPVVVHGAAVEATLLEVFDDPDATYELYRIRVRAGATQVSPAHPAGVTEHLTVFRGEVTAGPVDASLRASAGGYLRWAADTPHTYAAGADDVEAALLIRTPRR, from the coding sequence ATGGCCGAGCAACCTCCAAGCGCGTTCTCCGATGATCCGGCCGTCGTCGGACGGCGGATCCGGGCGCTACGCGAGGAACGTGGCATCTCGCTGTCCGCGCTGGCGCGGCGCGCGGGCATCGGCAAGGCGACGCTCTCCGGCCTGGAGACCGGCGTCCGCAACCCGACGTTGGAGACGCTGTACGCGGTCACCGGGCAGCTGGGCGTCCCGCTCGCGGCCCTGCTCGGCCCGCAGGCCGCGGGCCAACCACAGACCGACGCGCCGGTCGTCGTGCACGGCGCGGCGGTCGAAGCGACGCTGCTCGAGGTCTTCGACGATCCGGACGCGACGTACGAGCTCTACCGGATCCGCGTCCGGGCCGGCGCCACCCAGGTCTCCCCGGCACACCCGGCCGGCGTCACCGAGCACCTGACCGTTTTCCGCGGCGAGGTGACGGCGGGCCCGGTCGACGCATCGCTCCGGGCGAGCGCGGGCGGCTACCTGCGGTGGGCCGCGGACACACCGCACACCTACGCGGCCGGCGCGGACGACGTCGAGGCCGCGTTGCTCATCCGGACACCGCGGCGCTGA
- a CDS encoding benzoate/H(+) symporter BenE family transporter, with amino-acid sequence MRGVLQPVLAGVVTALVGFASSFAVVVAGLRAVGADPGEAASGLLAVCLATAAAALWLGLRYRMPITIAWSTPGAALLVSTGAVPGGFAAAVGAFLISAALIVVAGMFAPLARWIAAIPAPVASAMLAGVLLDLCLSPVRAVVETPLLALPVILVWAVLTRFARAWAVPAALVVAAIGVGVTQWDDGLDATLRPVVDLTAPTFGVSAVVSIALPLFLVTMAAQNVPGMAVMASYGYRPPLRPALVTTGLGSALAAPFGGHAINLAAISAALAAGPDAHPDPERRWIASVAAGAGMAVLGLGAGLATALVVLAPPVLIEAVAGLALLAALGSALTAALTSADALPGGREAAVVTFVVTASGVTLAGIGAAFWGLVAGGAFLLLFRRRALSGVVGDVLRTDEAADGAQDVAERR; translated from the coding sequence ATGCGCGGAGTGCTCCAGCCGGTGCTGGCCGGTGTCGTGACGGCGCTGGTCGGCTTCGCCAGCTCGTTCGCGGTGGTGGTCGCCGGGTTGCGGGCGGTCGGTGCCGACCCGGGTGAGGCCGCGTCCGGTCTGCTCGCGGTCTGCCTGGCGACCGCGGCTGCCGCGCTCTGGCTCGGGTTGCGGTACCGGATGCCGATCACGATCGCCTGGTCGACGCCGGGCGCCGCGCTGCTCGTCTCGACCGGCGCCGTGCCCGGCGGGTTCGCTGCCGCGGTCGGGGCGTTCCTGATCTCCGCCGCGCTGATCGTGGTCGCCGGGATGTTCGCGCCGCTGGCGCGGTGGATCGCCGCGATACCGGCGCCGGTGGCCAGCGCGATGCTCGCCGGGGTGCTGCTCGATCTGTGCCTCTCGCCGGTGCGTGCGGTGGTCGAGACCCCGCTGCTGGCGCTGCCGGTGATCCTCGTGTGGGCGGTGCTCACCCGGTTCGCCCGCGCGTGGGCGGTGCCCGCGGCGCTGGTGGTGGCCGCGATCGGCGTCGGCGTGACGCAGTGGGACGACGGGTTGGACGCGACGCTGCGGCCGGTCGTCGACCTCACCGCGCCGACGTTCGGGGTGAGTGCGGTGGTGAGCATCGCGCTGCCGCTGTTCCTGGTGACGATGGCGGCTCAGAACGTGCCGGGCATGGCGGTGATGGCCAGCTACGGGTACCGGCCGCCGCTGCGTCCCGCGCTCGTCACGACCGGATTGGGCAGTGCGCTCGCGGCGCCGTTCGGCGGCCACGCGATCAACCTCGCGGCGATCAGCGCCGCGCTCGCCGCCGGGCCGGACGCGCATCCGGACCCGGAGCGGCGGTGGATCGCGTCGGTCGCGGCCGGCGCGGGGATGGCCGTGCTCGGGCTCGGAGCCGGGCTGGCGACCGCGCTCGTCGTGCTGGCACCGCCGGTGCTGATCGAGGCGGTGGCCGGGTTGGCGTTGCTGGCGGCGCTCGGGTCGGCGTTGACCGCGGCGCTCACCTCCGCCGACGCCCTGCCCGGCGGACGCGAGGCCGCGGTCGTGACGTTCGTGGTGACGGCGTCGGGCGTGACGCTCGCGGGCATCGGCGCCGCGTTCTGGGGTCTCGTCGCCGGCGGCGCCTTCCTCCTGCTCTTCCGCCGCCGCGCGTTATCGGGCGTAGTGGGGGATGTACTTCGGACCGATGAAGCAGCCGACGGCGCACAGGACGTAGCCGAACGACGCTAG
- a CDS encoding ATP-binding cassette domain-containing protein has product METAIRAEGLTKRFGTVQALDGVDLAIPAGTVYALLGPNGAGKSTTIRVLATLLRPDAGRATVAGFDVVDQAEEVRHRIGLAGQYAAVDELLTGAANLRLVGRLSRLTRREARRRADELIERFDLVAVADKLVRTYSGGTRRRLDLAASLLVAPDVLFLDEPTTGLDPRNRAVMWDLIRELVAEGTTVLLSTQYLEEADRLAGRIAVIDQGRVVADGTPAELKATVSGERIDVVVVHPDGIPVAVDVLRRVTDAEPAVEEDTLRISAPAAGVGTLLGVVRELDATGVALADVGLRESTLDEVFCSSPAVPGPRRRCDEHAVGSGRQRHRGHRHAAPPAHDPGAGGGRRRAGDAGRVRGAVRVRVRERGRAAGRR; this is encoded by the coding sequence ATGGAGACCGCGATACGCGCCGAAGGGCTCACGAAACGATTCGGGACCGTGCAGGCGCTCGACGGCGTCGACCTGGCGATCCCGGCGGGCACGGTGTACGCGCTGCTCGGCCCCAACGGCGCAGGCAAGTCGACGACGATCCGGGTGCTCGCGACGCTGCTGCGGCCCGACGCGGGGCGCGCCACCGTGGCCGGGTTCGACGTCGTCGACCAGGCCGAGGAGGTCCGGCACCGGATCGGGCTCGCCGGCCAGTACGCGGCCGTTGACGAGCTGCTCACCGGGGCGGCGAACCTGCGGTTGGTCGGCCGGCTGTCGCGGCTGACCCGGCGGGAGGCCCGGCGCCGGGCCGACGAGCTGATCGAGCGGTTCGACCTGGTCGCGGTTGCGGACAAGCTGGTGCGCACGTACTCCGGTGGCACCCGCAGGCGGCTCGACCTGGCCGCCAGCCTGCTCGTCGCGCCGGACGTCCTGTTCCTGGACGAGCCGACGACCGGCCTCGACCCGCGCAACCGCGCCGTGATGTGGGACCTGATCCGGGAGCTCGTCGCCGAGGGCACCACCGTGCTGCTGAGTACCCAGTACCTGGAGGAGGCGGACCGTCTGGCCGGGCGGATCGCGGTCATCGACCAGGGGCGGGTCGTCGCCGACGGCACGCCCGCCGAGCTCAAGGCGACGGTGTCCGGCGAGCGGATCGACGTGGTCGTCGTCCACCCGGACGGGATCCCGGTCGCGGTCGACGTGCTGCGGCGCGTCACCGACGCCGAGCCTGCCGTCGAGGAGGACACGCTGCGGATCTCGGCGCCGGCCGCCGGTGTCGGGACGCTGCTCGGGGTGGTTCGCGAGCTGGACGCCACCGGGGTGGCACTGGCCGACGTCGGACTGCGCGAATCCACACTAGATGAGGTGTTCTGCAGCTCACCGGCGGTTCCCGGACCCCGGCGGCGGTGCGATGAGCACGCGGTTGGGTCGGGCCGTCAGCGACACCGGGGTCATCGTCACGCGGCACCTCCTGCACATGACCCGGGTGCCGGAGGAGGCCGCCGCCGGGCTGGTGATGCCGGTCGTGTTCGTGGTGCTGTTCGCGTACGTGTTCGGGAGCGCGGTCGTGCTGCCGGGCGGCGGTAA
- the ileS gene encoding isoleucine--tRNA ligase: MAYPQNDPKKPVPAAASFPEIEQRVLDHWSSDATFQASIDTRPAGENGSNEYVFYDGPPFANGLPHYGHLLTGYVKDLVPRYHTMRGKHVERRFGWDTHGLPAEVEAERQLGISTKAEVLDLGIAKFNEACRTSVLRYTKDWERYVTRQARWVDFENDYKTLDLDYTESVLWAFKTLFDKGLVYEGFKVLPYCWRCETPLSNTETRMDDVYRARQDPAVTVAFALETGEKLWVWTTTPWTLPSNLAVAVGPDIDYAVLEKAGEKVILGAARVGAYEKELEGYEQVGTVKGADLVGRKYTPLFDFLTGRDDVANAWQVLAGDFVTTEDGTGVVHMAPAFGEDDQNLCNANGIPTIVTVDEHTRFTALVPAYQGLQVFESNKPISRDLRDRGLVVRQDSYEHPYPHCWRCDTPLVYKAVSSWFVQVTKFRDRMVELNQQITWVPGHVKEGSFGKWIGNARDWSISRNRFWGAPIPVWKSDDPNYPRVDVYGSLDEIERDFGVRPTDLHRPYVDELTRPNPDDPTGRSTMRRVPEVLDCWFESGSMPFAQVHYPFENTEWFENHYPGDFIVEYIGQTRGWFYTLHVLATALFDRPAFTTCVSHGIVLGNDGTKMSKSRRNYPDVYEMFDVYGADAMRWFLMSSPILRGGDLVVTESGIRDSVRQVLNPLWNAYYFFTLYANASGYTASRRTDSEHVLDRYVLAKLRDLVDETTEAMDVYDISGACADVRSFLDTLTNWYIRRSRDRFWAGDADAFDTLYTVLETVSRVAAPLLPMLAEEVWQGLTGGRSVHLTDWPSADELPGDAELVAAMDRVRDVASSALSLRKAKKLRVRLPLASLTVAVPDAVALEPFRELLADEVNVKEVRLQPDVDMACSTVLTVVPRVLGPRLGKDVQRVIKAVKAGDWSSASGTVVAGGVELNEGEYDLKLVPAEPDRSAALPGNVGVVVLDTDLTPSLQAEGVARDVVRAVQQARKDAGLDVSDRITLRLEAPDEVVEAVKEHQDFVAAEVLAEELVYGPLGDVDAVHEAEVGERAAIRVGVAKL, encoded by the coding sequence ATGGCGTATCCGCAGAACGACCCGAAGAAGCCGGTTCCGGCTGCCGCGTCGTTCCCCGAGATCGAGCAGCGAGTGCTCGACCACTGGAGCAGCGACGCCACTTTCCAGGCCAGCATCGACACCCGCCCGGCCGGTGAGAACGGCAGCAACGAGTACGTCTTCTACGACGGCCCGCCGTTCGCCAACGGACTGCCGCACTACGGCCACCTGCTCACCGGGTACGTGAAGGACCTGGTTCCGCGCTACCACACGATGCGGGGCAAGCACGTCGAGCGGCGGTTCGGCTGGGACACCCACGGGCTGCCCGCCGAGGTCGAGGCCGAGCGTCAGCTGGGCATCTCCACCAAGGCCGAGGTGCTCGACCTGGGCATCGCGAAGTTCAACGAGGCCTGTCGCACCTCCGTCCTCCGCTACACCAAGGACTGGGAGCGGTACGTCACTCGCCAGGCGCGCTGGGTCGACTTCGAGAACGACTACAAGACGCTCGACCTCGACTACACCGAGAGCGTCCTCTGGGCCTTCAAGACCCTGTTCGACAAGGGGCTGGTCTACGAGGGCTTCAAGGTGCTGCCGTACTGCTGGCGCTGCGAGACGCCGCTGTCGAACACCGAGACCCGGATGGACGACGTCTATCGGGCCCGGCAGGACCCGGCGGTGACCGTCGCGTTCGCGCTGGAGACCGGGGAGAAGCTCTGGGTCTGGACGACGACGCCGTGGACGCTGCCGAGCAACCTGGCGGTCGCGGTGGGGCCGGACATCGATTACGCGGTTCTCGAGAAGGCGGGCGAGAAGGTCATCCTGGGCGCGGCCAGGGTCGGCGCGTACGAGAAGGAGCTGGAGGGCTACGAGCAGGTCGGCACCGTCAAGGGCGCCGATCTGGTCGGACGGAAGTACACCCCGCTCTTCGACTTCCTCACCGGCCGCGACGACGTCGCCAACGCCTGGCAGGTCCTCGCGGGTGACTTCGTCACGACCGAGGACGGCACCGGCGTCGTGCACATGGCGCCGGCGTTCGGCGAGGACGACCAGAACCTCTGCAACGCCAACGGCATCCCGACGATCGTCACGGTCGACGAGCACACGCGCTTCACCGCGCTGGTGCCCGCCTACCAGGGCCTGCAGGTGTTCGAGTCGAACAAGCCGATCTCGCGCGATTTGCGTGACCGGGGTCTCGTCGTCCGGCAGGACTCCTACGAGCACCCGTACCCGCACTGCTGGCGCTGCGACACGCCGCTGGTCTACAAGGCCGTGTCGAGCTGGTTCGTCCAGGTCACGAAGTTCCGTGACCGGATGGTCGAGCTGAACCAGCAGATCACCTGGGTGCCCGGCCACGTCAAGGAGGGCTCGTTCGGCAAGTGGATCGGGAACGCCCGGGACTGGTCGATCAGCCGGAACCGCTTCTGGGGTGCGCCGATCCCGGTCTGGAAGTCCGACGACCCGAACTACCCGCGGGTCGACGTCTATGGCTCGCTGGACGAGATCGAGCGTGACTTCGGTGTGCGCCCGACCGACCTGCACCGGCCGTACGTCGACGAGCTGACCCGCCCGAACCCTGACGACCCGACCGGACGCTCCACGATGCGGCGCGTCCCGGAGGTGCTCGACTGCTGGTTCGAGTCGGGCTCGATGCCGTTCGCCCAGGTGCACTACCCGTTCGAGAACACCGAGTGGTTCGAGAACCACTACCCGGGTGACTTCATCGTCGAGTACATCGGGCAGACCCGCGGCTGGTTCTACACGCTGCACGTGCTGGCCACCGCGCTGTTCGACCGCCCGGCGTTCACGACGTGCGTCTCGCACGGCATCGTGCTGGGCAACGACGGCACGAAGATGAGCAAGTCGCGCCGGAACTACCCGGACGTCTACGAGATGTTCGACGTCTACGGTGCCGACGCGATGCGCTGGTTCCTCATGTCGTCGCCGATCCTGCGCGGTGGGGACCTCGTCGTCACCGAGAGCGGCATCCGGGACAGCGTCCGCCAGGTGCTCAACCCGCTGTGGAACGCGTACTACTTCTTCACGTTGTACGCGAACGCTTCGGGCTACACGGCGTCCCGGCGCACGGACTCGGAGCACGTGCTCGACCGGTACGTGCTGGCGAAGCTGCGTGACCTGGTCGACGAGACGACCGAGGCGATGGATGTCTACGACATCTCCGGCGCCTGCGCGGACGTCCGGAGCTTCCTGGACACGCTGACGAACTGGTACATCCGCCGGTCGCGGGACCGGTTCTGGGCCGGCGACGCGGACGCGTTCGACACGCTCTACACGGTGCTGGAGACCGTGTCCCGGGTGGCGGCGCCGCTGCTGCCGATGCTGGCCGAGGAGGTCTGGCAGGGGCTGACCGGCGGCCGGTCGGTGCACCTCACCGACTGGCCTTCGGCCGACGAGCTGCCTGGGGACGCCGAGCTGGTGGCCGCCATGGACCGGGTGCGCGACGTGGCGTCGTCCGCGCTCTCGCTGCGCAAGGCGAAGAAGCTCCGGGTCCGGCTCCCGTTGGCGTCGCTGACCGTCGCTGTTCCGGACGCCGTGGCGCTGGAGCCGTTCCGCGAGCTGCTCGCCGACGAGGTGAACGTCAAGGAGGTGCGGCTCCAGCCGGACGTCGACATGGCGTGTTCGACCGTGCTGACCGTGGTGCCGCGCGTACTCGGCCCGCGGCTGGGCAAGGACGTGCAGCGGGTGATCAAGGCGGTGAAGGCCGGTGACTGGTCGTCCGCGAGCGGAACCGTCGTCGCCGGCGGCGTCGAGCTGAACGAGGGCGAGTACGACCTCAAACTGGTGCCGGCCGAACCGGACCGGTCGGCGGCGCTGCCCGGCAACGTCGGCGTCGTCGTGCTCGACACCGACCTGACGCCGTCGCTGCAGGCCGAGGGCGTCGCCCGGGACGTCGTCCGCGCGGTCCAGCAGGCCCGCAAGGACGCCGGGCTCGACGTCTCCGACCGGATCACGCTCCGGCTGGAGGCTCCGGACGAGGTCGTCGAGGCGGTGAAGGAGCACCAGGACTTCGTCGCGGCCGAGGTACTGGCCGAGGAGCTCGTTTACGGCCCGCTCGGCGACGTCGACGCGGTGCACGAGGCCGAGGTGGGCGAGCGCGCGGCGATCCGGGTCGGCGTCGCCAAGCTCTGA